One genomic region from Biomphalaria glabrata chromosome 7, xgBioGlab47.1, whole genome shotgun sequence encodes:
- the LOC106073961 gene encoding carboxypeptidase N subunit 2-like has product MLPIRYSIVSGGIISFHPFWYKSSSGGLSILFFILTFVSVASAQACPPSCFCFVGDVICRKGPLMDIFTQMKSDTVNLTLDNIKGLQIINPSRMKELSVDGSLLVKIRIVSCYVQDVEAHTFEKFPNLKELDLSNNEITIIRADAFLGLSYLMYLNLSHNRLSNVAGIFNSLSKLKTLDISWNFIKNLTSEAFVLQDILTSLKLDGNPLKTLHGSSFRSLFNLKELRARECSLTDVGKDVFAFMPSLVLIDLGLNRLKEAPHPEVFSKHRYLRTLILYHNVIEVLFPDNFVSPGLYAVDLSSNRINKIDHLAFRGSGIRKLDLSHNSIISLDPPVLKELSTSVTHLNLTSNPLRILSPGLFSNLQSLEYLNISKCSLEEFSVEAFESLGKLAQLDISHNELHFLPEGAFKLFNKISSITLEQNSWECDCKIKPLRDWLVNKDRPTNLQCLNGGLNDTECSRLMCIPAHATESKEISMLTDSELSECHSESSSNLAAGTQGAIVASCMGFAIILLLFAIFLWRKGQTGQKLKRICVPSEAESSHVIDEDSKIPPLANCDRNSLTHSDHNFVFRHYFDHLTTNMDEIETTDEDELAQGEADPLKQKDSLYSSEPSLYSHPTEAAYGMESTV; this is encoded by the exons ATGCTCCCCATCAGATACTCAATAGTCTCAGGCGGCATCATTTCTTTTCACCCATTCTGGTACAAGTCTTCTAGTGGAGGATTAAGCATTCTCTTTTTCATTCTCACTTTTGTATCTGTGGCCTCAGCTCAAGCATGCCCTCCatcctgtttttgttttgttggggACGTGATATGCAGGAAGGGTCCCCTGATggatatattcacgcaaatgaAATCAGACACTGTAAACTTGACCTTGGATAACATCAAGGGATTACAAATTATCAATCCTTCTCGTATGAAAGAGTTATCGGTGGATGGAAGTTTACTTGTTAAAATAAGGATAGTATCCTGCTATGTTCAg gATGTAGAAGCTCATACATTTGAAAAGTTCCCCAATTTGAAAGAACTTGATCTGAGTAATAATGAAATTACTATCATAAGAGCAGATGCCTTCCTAGGCCTGAGTTATctcatgtatttaaatttgtcaCACAATCGTCTGTCCAATGTTGCAGGAATATTCAACTCATTgtctaaactaaaaactttggATATTAGTTGGAACTTCATTAag AATTTGACTTCGGAAGCCTTTGTCCTACAGGATATACTAACTTCCTTGAAACTTGATGGTAATCCTCTAAAAACACTGCATGGATCAAGCTTTAGAAGTCTGTTTAACTTAAAGGAGTTACGAGCTAGAGAATGCAGCCTGACTGACGTAGGTAAAGATGTCTTTGCCTTCATGCCTTCGCTTGTACTGATTGACTTGGGTCTTAACAGACTAAAAGAGGCACCTCATCCTGAAGTTTTCTCTAAGCACCGCTACTTGAGAACTCTGATTCTTTACCACAACGTCATTGAAGTTTTGTTTCCTGACAATTTTGTCAGCCCTGGGCTGTACGCAGTTGACCTCTCATCAAACAGGATCAATAAAATTGATCATCTGGCCTTCAGAGGATCTGGGATCAGAAAATTAGACCTTTCCCACAATTCAATTATCTCTTTAGACCCTCCAGTTTTAAAAGAACTCTCCACTTCTGTTACACACTTGAATTTAACTAGTAACCCACTGCGGATTTTATCGCCAGGACTCTTCAGCAACTTACAGTCCTTGGAGTatctaaatatttcaaaatgttctTTAGAAGAATTTAGTGTTGAGGCTTTTGAAAGCCTGGGAAAGTTAGCTCAGTTAGATATATCGCACAACGAGCTACATTTTTTACCAGAGGGTGCTTTTAAGTTGTTTAATAAAATTTCTTCCATTACTTTAGAACAAAATTCTTGGGAATGTGACtgtaaaattaaaccattaagGGATTGGTTAGTTAATAAAGACAGGCCCACAAATTTACAATGCTTGAATGGCGGTCTAAACGACACAGAATGCTCTAGGTTGATGTGCATTCCAGCACATGCAACTGAGAGCAAAGAAATTTCCATGCTGACAGATTCCGAACTGTCTGAATGTCACTCGGAGAGCTCTTCTAATCTGGCAGCTGGAACACAGGGTGCCATAGTAGCATCTTGTATGGGCTTTGCTATTATTCTGTTACTATTTGCCATTTTCTTATGGAGGAAAGGTCAAACGGGTCAAAAACTCAAGAGAATCTGTGTGCCGTCCGAAGCAGAGAGTTCACATGTGATAGATGAAGATTCCAAGATTCCACCACTGGCCAACTGTGACAGAAACTCACTTACTCACTCTGACCACAACTTTGTGTTCCGGCATTACTTTGACCATCTGACTACAAATATGGATGAAATAGAGACTACTGATGAGGATGAGCTGGCTCAGGGAGAAGCTGACCCCTTAAAGCAAAAAGACAGTCTGTATTCCTCAGAGCCATCACTGTACAGCCATCCAACTGAAGCTGCTTATGGAATGGAATCTACTGTTTGA